A genomic segment from Microbacterium sp. SORGH_AS_0428 encodes:
- a CDS encoding helix-turn-helix domain-containing protein codes for MSDLDSLRATAHPIRLRLLSLTTGAAMSAAEAARDLGVSQASASYHFRVLERAGLVRVVEVIKVRGGEAKRYRHESSAQPFDVDAPHERLPLEDRQLYVEALVDELRRRSSLRIDGPALSTDAELWIAPELWRRVVHHIGQATTVLHAGAQRPRTPGTVPVSMTLSMFPLRKP; via the coding sequence GTGTCCGACCTCGATTCGCTGCGCGCGACAGCGCACCCCATCCGTCTCCGGCTGCTGTCGCTGACCACGGGCGCCGCGATGAGCGCCGCCGAGGCCGCGCGAGATCTGGGTGTCTCGCAGGCGAGCGCCAGTTACCACTTCCGCGTTCTCGAGCGCGCGGGTCTGGTGCGGGTCGTCGAGGTGATCAAGGTGCGCGGCGGCGAGGCCAAGCGCTACCGCCATGAGTCATCCGCGCAGCCGTTCGACGTCGACGCACCTCACGAGCGGCTCCCCTTGGAGGACCGACAGCTGTACGTCGAGGCTCTGGTCGACGAGCTGCGCAGGCGCAGCTCCCTGCGCATCGACGGCCCCGCGCTGTCGACGGATGCCGAGCTCTGGATCGCGCCGGAGCTCTGGCGGCGGGTGGTGCACCACATCGGCCAGGCGACCACGGTCCTCCACGCGGGCGCCCAGAGACCCCGCACTCCCGGAACGGTTCCGGTCTCGATGACGCTGTCCATGTTCCCCCTGCGCAAACCGTGA
- a CDS encoding YdcF family protein yields the protein MRPLRFALAAATVAAVTVLAFGEVTHWRASRRRLGSPSARGTEAIVVLGYGNRGPRANRENRYRVRAGIRSIDPTMTRSILVFCGGTVEGPIPEAEIMDAYARDELGYRGPSVLEPTSRSTWQNVENAIPLIESADVIKIVSNSIHAELARGYLWMQRPDLAARLARGADYRFGEIVFVKPVAAVLGHKKLRRLRLLD from the coding sequence GTGCGTCCGCTCCGCTTCGCCCTGGCCGCCGCGACGGTCGCAGCGGTGACGGTGCTCGCCTTCGGCGAGGTGACCCACTGGCGTGCGAGCCGGCGACGCCTCGGCTCGCCATCCGCGCGGGGCACGGAAGCCATCGTGGTTCTGGGCTACGGCAACCGCGGACCGCGGGCCAACCGTGAGAACCGCTACCGCGTGCGGGCGGGGATCCGCTCAATCGACCCGACGATGACCCGCAGCATCCTGGTGTTCTGCGGCGGAACGGTGGAAGGCCCCATCCCCGAGGCGGAGATCATGGATGCGTACGCCCGCGACGAGCTCGGCTACCGCGGCCCCTCCGTGCTGGAGCCGACCAGCAGGTCGACGTGGCAGAACGTCGAGAACGCGATCCCCCTGATCGAGTCCGCCGACGTCATCAAGATCGTGTCGAACTCGATCCACGCGGAGCTTGCCCGCGGATACCTGTGGATGCAGCGACCCGACCTCGCCGCACGACTCGCCCGCGGGGCGGACTACCGCTTCGGCGAGATCGTCTTCGTGAAGCCGGTCGCCGCCGTGCTCGGCCACAAGAAGCTCCGCCGCCTCCGCCTGCTCGACTGA
- a CDS encoding MFS transporter, with translation MTTGTVSARGVLRHAAFRWLLAGRTVGIVGNAVAPIALAFAVLDLTGSPADLGLVVASRSVANVAVLLFGGILADRLPRSVVLVSTALAAAATQATIAALVLTGSATVALLVILSVVNGAVAAVSLPTTAAMVPDTVPAAALRPANAVIRLSLNGGTIVGASAGAAVIAVVGAGWGLVIDAAAFALAAACFARISLPRATTPGRG, from the coding sequence GTGACCACCGGCACGGTCAGCGCACGCGGCGTCCTCCGGCACGCCGCGTTCCGGTGGCTGCTCGCCGGACGCACGGTGGGCATCGTCGGCAACGCGGTCGCGCCCATCGCGCTCGCCTTCGCCGTGCTCGATCTCACGGGCTCTCCCGCCGACCTCGGCCTCGTCGTGGCCTCCCGCTCGGTGGCGAACGTCGCCGTGCTGCTGTTCGGCGGCATCCTCGCCGACCGTCTGCCGCGCAGCGTTGTGCTCGTCTCGACGGCGCTCGCGGCGGCCGCGACACAAGCGACGATCGCCGCGCTCGTGCTGACCGGATCGGCGACCGTCGCCCTGCTGGTGATCCTGAGCGTGGTCAACGGCGCCGTCGCGGCGGTCAGCCTGCCGACGACAGCCGCGATGGTTCCCGACACCGTTCCGGCCGCGGCGCTACGCCCCGCGAACGCCGTGATCCGGCTCAGCCTGAACGGGGGCACGATCGTCGGCGCCTCCGCGGGCGCAGCGGTCATCGCCGTGGTGGGAGCGGGGTGGGGCCTGGTGATCGATGCGGCGGCGTTCGCACTGGCGGCCGCCTGCTTCGCGCGGATCTCGCTTCCCCGCGCGACGACCCCGGGCCGCGGATGA